In Chloroflexota bacterium, the genomic stretch GCTGGCCGTCCGGGTCTTGGATAAAGCAGGCGTTCGTATGGTAGGAGCGCTCCCGCAGCACGGTGTATCCCGACTTCTCCAGCCTGTCCAGCTGCTTCGCCAGGTTGCGCACCCGCATGGAGATATGCGTCAGTCCCGGCTGGTTGATGGGCCGGGTGGCCTTCGGCGCCGTCCCCGGCGAATGGTAATACAGCAGCTCCAGCGTGAACCCGTTCTTGGTCAGGAAGAGCGCCGTCAGGTCCACCTTCTTCAGCGCCAGGAACTTGTCCTGCGTTTCGCTCATCCCCGGGCGTATCTCGTGCTTCACTTTGAAGCCCAGGTACTTCTCGTAAAACTCCCGCGACCGCATCAGGTCCGTCACGCACAGGCCGATGTGGCTGAACCGATAAGTGCTCACTGCGCTCCTTT encodes the following:
- a CDS encoding VOC family protein → MSTYRFSHIGLCVTDLMRSREFYEKYLGFKVKHEIRPGMSETQDKFLALKKVDLTALFLTKNGFTLELLYYHSPGTAPKATRPINQPGLTHISMRVRNLAKQLDRLEKSGYTVLRERSYHTNACFIQDPDGQQIELLGIPPKAPKQGKRR